The Betta splendens chromosome 4, fBetSpl5.4, whole genome shotgun sequence genome contains a region encoding:
- the hyi gene encoding putative hydroxypyruvate isomerase isoform X11 encodes MSPLKFCANVSWLFTELPDVSQRLRAAAAAGFQAVEAAWLYDCELRELQRARQAAGVDVVLINTPPGRLLHSCATSAAASTSLRMCFAGDLEAGDLGLGAVPGRGAEFRQGLDLAVTYAKALDCKSRIHLMAGRLPVGSTRSAVAKEMEAIFVQNLKYAADLLSKEGITGLIEPINTRITDPRYFLDSPHQGVVSKLSLCSASVAAEILEKVGKPNLKLQMDVFHWQIMDGNLTQNILKYFPIIGHIQVAQVPGRNEPDSAGELNYKYLFQTLEEHSYQGYIGCSTKDGLGWIKDYWT; translated from the exons ATGTCTCCGCTGAAGTTTTGCGCCAATGTTTCGTGGTTGTTCACGGAGCTGCCTGACGTCAGCCAGAGActgcgcgccgccgccgccgcggggtTTCAGGCTGTGGAGGCGGCCTGGCTCTACGACTGCGAGCTgcgggagctgcagcgggcCAGGCAGGCTGCAGGAGTGGACGTGGTCCTCATCAACACCCCGCCAGGTCGGCTGCTGCATAGCTGTGCAACCAGCGCTGCGGCTTCAACGTCACTACGTATGTGCTTTGCAGGAGACCTGGAGGCAGGAGACCTGGGCCTGGGAGCGGTTCCTGGAAGAGGCGCAGAGTTCAGGCAGGGTCTCGACCTGGCAGTAACGTATGCCAAAGCCTTGGACTGCAAAAG CAGGATCCACCTGATGGCAGGGAGGCTTCCTGTGGGCTCAACCAGGTCTGCTGTTGCCAAAGAGATGGAAGCCATTTTTGTGCAGAACCTGAAGTATGCTGCTGATCTCCTATCGAAA GAAGGCATCACTGGTTTAATCGAACCAATTAACACGAGGATCACGGATCCCAGGTATTTTCTGGACTCTCCTCATCAGG GAGTTGTGTCTAAGCTGAGCTTGTGTTCTGCGTCTGTAGCGGCAGAAATACTGGAGAAAGTTGGAAAGCCAAACCTCAAGCTGCAAATG GATGTCTTTCACTGGCAAATAATGGATGGAAATCTGACACAAAACATACTCAAATATTTCCCCATAATTG GTCACATTCAAGTTGCTCAGGTTCCAGGCAGGAACGAGCCAGACAGTGCTGGAGAGCTCAACTACAAGTACCTGTTCCAAACACTGGAAGAGCACAGCTACCAGGGCTACATTGGCT GCTCCACCAAGGATGGTCTGGGTTGGATCAAAGACTACTGGACTTGA
- the hyi gene encoding putative hydroxypyruvate isomerase isoform X10: protein MSPLKFCANVSWLFTELPDVSQRLRAAAAAGFQAVEAAWLYDCELRELQRARQAAGVDVVLINTPPGRLLHSCATSAAASTSLRMCFAGDLEAGDLGLGAVPGRGAEFRQGLDLAVTYAKALDCKSRIHLMAGRLPVGSTRSAVAKEMEAIFVQNLKYAADLLSKEGITGLIEPINTRITDPRYFLDSPHQGVVSKLSLCSASVAAEILEKVGKPNLKLQMDVFHWQIMDGNLTQNILKYFPIIGHIQVAQVPGRNEPDSAGELNYKYLFQTLEEHSYQGYIGCEYKPRGSTKDGLGWIKDYWT, encoded by the exons ATGTCTCCGCTGAAGTTTTGCGCCAATGTTTCGTGGTTGTTCACGGAGCTGCCTGACGTCAGCCAGAGActgcgcgccgccgccgccgcggggtTTCAGGCTGTGGAGGCGGCCTGGCTCTACGACTGCGAGCTgcgggagctgcagcgggcCAGGCAGGCTGCAGGAGTGGACGTGGTCCTCATCAACACCCCGCCAGGTCGGCTGCTGCATAGCTGTGCAACCAGCGCTGCGGCTTCAACGTCACTACGTATGTGCTTTGCAGGAGACCTGGAGGCAGGAGACCTGGGCCTGGGAGCGGTTCCTGGAAGAGGCGCAGAGTTCAGGCAGGGTCTCGACCTGGCAGTAACGTATGCCAAAGCCTTGGACTGCAAAAG CAGGATCCACCTGATGGCAGGGAGGCTTCCTGTGGGCTCAACCAGGTCTGCTGTTGCCAAAGAGATGGAAGCCATTTTTGTGCAGAACCTGAAGTATGCTGCTGATCTCCTATCGAAA GAAGGCATCACTGGTTTAATCGAACCAATTAACACGAGGATCACGGATCCCAGGTATTTTCTGGACTCTCCTCATCAGG GAGTTGTGTCTAAGCTGAGCTTGTGTTCTGCGTCTGTAGCGGCAGAAATACTGGAGAAAGTTGGAAAGCCAAACCTCAAGCTGCAAATG GATGTCTTTCACTGGCAAATAATGGATGGAAATCTGACACAAAACATACTCAAATATTTCCCCATAATTG GTCACATTCAAGTTGCTCAGGTTCCAGGCAGGAACGAGCCAGACAGTGCTGGAGAGCTCAACTACAAGTACCTGTTCCAAACACTGGAAGAGCACAGCTACCAGGGCTACATTGGCTGTGAGTACAAGCCACGAG GCTCCACCAAGGATGGTCTGGGTTGGATCAAAGACTACTGGACTTGA
- the hyi gene encoding putative hydroxypyruvate isomerase isoform X12 produces the protein MSPLKFCANVSWLFTELPDVSQRLRAAAAAGFQAVEAAWLYDCELRELQRARQAAGVDVVLINTPPGRLLHSCATSAAASTSLRMCFAGDLEAGDLGLGAVPGRGAEFRQGLDLAVTYAKALDCKSRIHLMAGRLPVGSTRSAVAKEMEAIFVQNLKYAADLLSKEGITGLIEPINTRITDPRYFLDSPHQAAEILEKVGKPNLKLQMDVFHWQIMDGNLTQNILKYFPIIGHIQVAQVPGRNEPDSAGELNYKYLFQTLEEHSYQGYIGCEYKPRGSTKDGLGWIKDYWT, from the exons ATGTCTCCGCTGAAGTTTTGCGCCAATGTTTCGTGGTTGTTCACGGAGCTGCCTGACGTCAGCCAGAGActgcgcgccgccgccgccgcggggtTTCAGGCTGTGGAGGCGGCCTGGCTCTACGACTGCGAGCTgcgggagctgcagcgggcCAGGCAGGCTGCAGGAGTGGACGTGGTCCTCATCAACACCCCGCCAGGTCGGCTGCTGCATAGCTGTGCAACCAGCGCTGCGGCTTCAACGTCACTACGTATGTGCTTTGCAGGAGACCTGGAGGCAGGAGACCTGGGCCTGGGAGCGGTTCCTGGAAGAGGCGCAGAGTTCAGGCAGGGTCTCGACCTGGCAGTAACGTATGCCAAAGCCTTGGACTGCAAAAG CAGGATCCACCTGATGGCAGGGAGGCTTCCTGTGGGCTCAACCAGGTCTGCTGTTGCCAAAGAGATGGAAGCCATTTTTGTGCAGAACCTGAAGTATGCTGCTGATCTCCTATCGAAA GAAGGCATCACTGGTTTAATCGAACCAATTAACACGAGGATCACGGATCCCAGGTATTTTCTGGACTCTCCTCATCAGG CGGCAGAAATACTGGAGAAAGTTGGAAAGCCAAACCTCAAGCTGCAAATG GATGTCTTTCACTGGCAAATAATGGATGGAAATCTGACACAAAACATACTCAAATATTTCCCCATAATTG GTCACATTCAAGTTGCTCAGGTTCCAGGCAGGAACGAGCCAGACAGTGCTGGAGAGCTCAACTACAAGTACCTGTTCCAAACACTGGAAGAGCACAGCTACCAGGGCTACATTGGCTGTGAGTACAAGCCACGAG GCTCCACCAAGGATGGTCTGGGTTGGATCAAAGACTACTGGACTTGA
- the hyi gene encoding putative hydroxypyruvate isomerase isoform X14, producing the protein MSPLKFCANVSWLFTELPDVSQRLRAAAAAGFQAVEAAWLYDCELRELQRARQAAGVDVVLINTPPGRLLHSCATSAAASTSLRMCFAGDLEAGDLGLGAVPGRGAEFRQGLDLAVTYAKALDCKSRIHLMAGRLPVGSTRSAVAKEMEAIFVQNLKYAADLLSKEGITGLIEPINTRITDPRYFLDSPHQGVVSKLSLCSASVAAEILEKVGKPNLKLQMVYLILTWS; encoded by the exons ATGTCTCCGCTGAAGTTTTGCGCCAATGTTTCGTGGTTGTTCACGGAGCTGCCTGACGTCAGCCAGAGActgcgcgccgccgccgccgcggggtTTCAGGCTGTGGAGGCGGCCTGGCTCTACGACTGCGAGCTgcgggagctgcagcgggcCAGGCAGGCTGCAGGAGTGGACGTGGTCCTCATCAACACCCCGCCAGGTCGGCTGCTGCATAGCTGTGCAACCAGCGCTGCGGCTTCAACGTCACTACGTATGTGCTTTGCAGGAGACCTGGAGGCAGGAGACCTGGGCCTGGGAGCGGTTCCTGGAAGAGGCGCAGAGTTCAGGCAGGGTCTCGACCTGGCAGTAACGTATGCCAAAGCCTTGGACTGCAAAAG CAGGATCCACCTGATGGCAGGGAGGCTTCCTGTGGGCTCAACCAGGTCTGCTGTTGCCAAAGAGATGGAAGCCATTTTTGTGCAGAACCTGAAGTATGCTGCTGATCTCCTATCGAAA GAAGGCATCACTGGTTTAATCGAACCAATTAACACGAGGATCACGGATCCCAGGTATTTTCTGGACTCTCCTCATCAGG GAGTTGTGTCTAAGCTGAGCTTGTGTTCTGCGTCTGTAGCGGCAGAAATACTGGAGAAAGTTGGAAAGCCAAACCTCAAGCTGCAAATG gtctatcttatCTTAACATGGAGCTGA
- the hyi gene encoding putative hydroxypyruvate isomerase isoform X15 translates to MSPLKFCANVSWLFTELPDVSQRLRAAAAAGFQAVEAAWLYDCELRELQRARQAAGVDVVLINTPPGRLLHSCATSAAASTSLRMCFAGDLEAGDLGLGAVPGRGAEFRQGLDLAVTYAKALDCKSRIHLMAGRLPVGSTRSAVAKEMEAIFVQNLKYAADLLSKEGITGLIEPINTRITDPRYFLDSPHQAAEILEKVGKPNLKLQMVYLILTWS, encoded by the exons ATGTCTCCGCTGAAGTTTTGCGCCAATGTTTCGTGGTTGTTCACGGAGCTGCCTGACGTCAGCCAGAGActgcgcgccgccgccgccgcggggtTTCAGGCTGTGGAGGCGGCCTGGCTCTACGACTGCGAGCTgcgggagctgcagcgggcCAGGCAGGCTGCAGGAGTGGACGTGGTCCTCATCAACACCCCGCCAGGTCGGCTGCTGCATAGCTGTGCAACCAGCGCTGCGGCTTCAACGTCACTACGTATGTGCTTTGCAGGAGACCTGGAGGCAGGAGACCTGGGCCTGGGAGCGGTTCCTGGAAGAGGCGCAGAGTTCAGGCAGGGTCTCGACCTGGCAGTAACGTATGCCAAAGCCTTGGACTGCAAAAG CAGGATCCACCTGATGGCAGGGAGGCTTCCTGTGGGCTCAACCAGGTCTGCTGTTGCCAAAGAGATGGAAGCCATTTTTGTGCAGAACCTGAAGTATGCTGCTGATCTCCTATCGAAA GAAGGCATCACTGGTTTAATCGAACCAATTAACACGAGGATCACGGATCCCAGGTATTTTCTGGACTCTCCTCATCAGG CGGCAGAAATACTGGAGAAAGTTGGAAAGCCAAACCTCAAGCTGCAAATG gtctatcttatCTTAACATGGAGCTGA
- the hyi gene encoding putative hydroxypyruvate isomerase isoform X13, which yields MSPLKFCANVSWLFTELPDVSQRLRAAAAAGFQAVEAAWLYDCELRELQRARQAAGVDVVLINTPPGDLEAGDLGLGAVPGRGAEFRQGLDLAVTYAKALDCKRIHLMAGRLPVGSTRSAVAKEMEAIFVQNLKYAADLLSKEGITGLIEPINTRITDPRYFLDSPHQAAEILEKVGKPNLKLQMDVFHWQIMDGNLTQNILKYFPIIGHIQVAQVPGRNEPDSAGELNYKYLFQTLEEHSYQGYIGCEYKPRGSTKDGLGWIKDYWT from the exons ATGTCTCCGCTGAAGTTTTGCGCCAATGTTTCGTGGTTGTTCACGGAGCTGCCTGACGTCAGCCAGAGActgcgcgccgccgccgccgcggggtTTCAGGCTGTGGAGGCGGCCTGGCTCTACGACTGCGAGCTgcgggagctgcagcgggcCAGGCAGGCTGCAGGAGTGGACGTGGTCCTCATCAACACCCCGCCAG GAGACCTGGAGGCAGGAGACCTGGGCCTGGGAGCGGTTCCTGGAAGAGGCGCAGAGTTCAGGCAGGGTCTCGACCTGGCAGTAACGTATGCCAAAGCCTTGGACTGCAAAAG GATCCACCTGATGGCAGGGAGGCTTCCTGTGGGCTCAACCAGGTCTGCTGTTGCCAAAGAGATGGAAGCCATTTTTGTGCAGAACCTGAAGTATGCTGCTGATCTCCTATCGAAA GAAGGCATCACTGGTTTAATCGAACCAATTAACACGAGGATCACGGATCCCAGGTATTTTCTGGACTCTCCTCATCAGG CGGCAGAAATACTGGAGAAAGTTGGAAAGCCAAACCTCAAGCTGCAAATG GATGTCTTTCACTGGCAAATAATGGATGGAAATCTGACACAAAACATACTCAAATATTTCCCCATAATTG GTCACATTCAAGTTGCTCAGGTTCCAGGCAGGAACGAGCCAGACAGTGCTGGAGAGCTCAACTACAAGTACCTGTTCCAAACACTGGAAGAGCACAGCTACCAGGGCTACATTGGCTGTGAGTACAAGCCACGAG GCTCCACCAAGGATGGTCTGGGTTGGATCAAAGACTACTGGACTTGA